Below is a window of Clostridia bacterium DNA.
GAAGGTGTTTATTGCTTGGGGGTACCGGAGCGGCGGTGGGGTATTGCTCTGAAAATTGCTGATGGTAATGTCCGGGCATTACCAGTGGTAGTGCTTTCGGTTCTAAAACAATTGGCTTTACTAGATAATGCCGCACAGGTGAAAATGGTTGATTGGCTAGAACCAAAATTAAAAAATAGTTGTGGGGAAATAGTGGGGCTGATCAGACCTGTTTTTAAATTGCCAAAAGGGTGGAGTAAAGGTGTATAATTATTATTCTTTTTCGGTAGCTGAGACTTTAAAATTAGCTGAAAAATTGGCCGCTAAATTAAAGGGTGGTGAAATAATAAGTTTGGTTGGTGATTTAGGAGCTGGTAAGACCCATTTTGTAAAAGGTTTAGCTTGTGGTTTGGGAATTAAGGGGGAGATTACCAGCCCGACTTTTACTTTGCTTCATTTGTATGCTGGGAAAATTCCATTGGCCCATTTTGATGTTTATAGATTAACAATTCCAGAGGATTTCGAGGAATTGGGTTATGAAGATTATTTTGCAGGACCAGGAGTAGTGGTAATCGAATGGGGTGATTTGATCAGCCCTTATTTACCTGCAGAATATTTACGGATAAAAATAGAGTATCAGGCTGAACAGGGACGTTTGCTTACTTTTTATCCATATGGTGAAAAGTGGGAGATTTTAATTAAGGAGTTGGCGAAAGATGTTGGTTTTGGGGATTGAAAGTTCTTCTCCTGTGGCTTCTGTGGCTTTGGTAGATAAAAAAAAAGTTTGGGGTGAATTAACATTAAATACGGGCTTGACTCATTCGGAACAATTATTACCTTTAATTGAGCGGCTTTTAAAAATTACCAAGGTAAAAAGGACTGATATCGGAGGAATAGCTATTGCCGGGGGTCCAGGTTCATTTACGGGTTTGCGGATTGGTATGGCTACAGCTAAAGGATTGGCACAAGGTTGGAATGTGCCTTTGGCTAGTGTGTCTACTTTATTGGTTATGGCTTTTCCTTGGTGTGGTACTTTTGGTTTGGTTTCCCCATTATTGGAAGCCCGTCGTAATGAGGTTTATGCGGCTCTGTATCGATTCTCGGGAATAAATTATCAGGAGGAAATAAAGGCTGAGGCGGTTGTTCCCGAAATTTGGGCGGAAAAATTAGTCGTTTATCAGGAGCCCATTATTTTTAGTGGTACAGGTGCCTTGAAATATCAGGCTTTATGGCAGGAAAAATTGCAA
It encodes the following:
- the tsaE gene encoding tRNA (adenosine(37)-N6)-threonylcarbamoyltransferase complex ATPase subunit type 1 TsaE, with amino-acid sequence MYNYYSFSVAETLKLAEKLAAKLKGGEIISLVGDLGAGKTHFVKGLACGLGIKGEITSPTFTLLHLYAGKIPLAHFDVYRLTIPEDFEELGYEDYFAGPGVVVIEWGDLISPYLPAEYLRIKIEYQAEQGRLLTFYPYGEKWEILIKELAKDVGFGD
- the tsaB gene encoding tRNA (adenosine(37)-N6)-threonylcarbamoyltransferase complex dimerization subunit type 1 TsaB, with amino-acid sequence MLVLGIESSSPVASVALVDKKKVWGELTLNTGLTHSEQLLPLIERLLKITKVKRTDIGGIAIAGGPGSFTGLRIGMATAKGLAQGWNVPLASVSTLLVMAFPWCGTFGLVSPLLEARRNEVYAALYRFSGINYQEEIKAEAVVPEIWAEKLVVYQEPIIFSGTGALKYQALWQEKLQEKFILPPSCLQINRAVCVAWLGIEKLLAGRADDLFTLKPFYIRSSEAERKLAVRESRENN